The proteins below are encoded in one region of Telopea speciosissima isolate NSW1024214 ecotype Mountain lineage chromosome 10, Tspe_v1, whole genome shotgun sequence:
- the LOC122643931 gene encoding UDP-glycosyltransferase 88F3-like encodes MKDTIVLYPFPAIGHLVSMVELGKRIICHYNHRLSLTVLISGNSFNSAAINLYIDHVSLTDPSITFHRFPALPNPPSLPPSPTIHPVAIPLESIRLNNANLLQTLQTISETSSVAALVIDFFCHPASPVATELNIPLYYYFPNGASTVAMMLHLPNLHNQTNKSFSELGNTTVIQIPGLPPLRASQMGSSLLDRTNQVYDKMLDLGKNLLKSKGIITNTIEALEPKAINAVRNQAPAIFCVGPLLAEPKDQYSAADCLSWLDKQPSRSVIFLCFGSLGVFSVKQIAEIAVGLERSGQRFLWVVKNPPPIGGGKMQLSAMDFDLEAVMPEGFLERTSDRGLVVKSWAPQVEVLNREAVGGFVTHCGWNSVLEAVCAAVPMVAWPLYAEQHMNKEVLVEEMRVALPMEAEEEDGFVIAAEVEKRVRMLLDSEEMREISKSCQEMKEKALAAWAEGGSSRVAFTELAESWNRG; translated from the coding sequence ATGAAGGACACTATAGTTCTCTATCCATTCCCTGCAATCGGCCATCTAGTCTCTATGGTTGAGCTGGGCAAGCGTATCATCTGCCACTACAACCATCGTTTATCCCTCACAGTCCTCATTTCAGGCAACTCTTTTAACAGCGCCGCCATCAATCTTTACATTGATCATGTCTCACTCACAGACCCATCAATAACCTTCCATCGCTTCCCTGCTCTTCCCAACCCTCCTTCTCTTCCACCATCACCAACTATCCACCCGGTCGCAATACCCCTCGAATCAATTCGCCTCAATAACGCAAACCTTCTCCAAACCCTTCAAACCATCTCTGAAACCTCCTCTGTTGCTGCCCTTGTGATTGATTTCTTCTGTCACCCAGCCTCCCCTGTTGCCACTGAGCTGAACATCCCTCTTTACTACTACTTTCCCAATGGCGCCTCTACTGTTGCAATGATGCTTCACCTCCCAAACCTCCATAACCAGACGAACAAGAGCTTCAGTGAGCTTGGCAACACTACTGTTATCCAAATCCCAGGATTGCCCCCACTTCGAGCTTCACAAATGGGGTCATCTTTACTCGATCGGACTAACCAGGTTTACGATAAGATGCTGGATCTGGGTAAGAATCTCCTCAAATCAAAGGGAATTATAACAAATACCATTGAGGCACTAGAGCCAAAAGCAATCAATGCGGTCAGGAATCAAGCGCCGGCCATTTTCTGTGTTGGACCATTGCTTGCAGAACCCAAAGATCAATATAGTGCCGCCGATTGTTTGTCCTGGCTTGATAAGCAACCGAGTCGGAGCGTAATTTTCTTGTGTTTTGGCAGCCTAGGCGTGTTTTCGGTGAAGCAGATTGCAGAGATCGCCGTTGGgcttgagaggagtggacaaaGGTTCTTGTGGGTGGTGAAGAACCCTCCACCAATCGGCGGTGGTAAAATGCAGCTGTCTGCCATGGATTTCGATCTTGAAGCTGTGATGCCGGAGGGGTTTCTGGAGCGGACCAGCGACAGGGGTTTGGTGGTGAAATCATGGGCGCCGCAGGTGGAGGTGTTGAATAGAGAAGCGGTAGGTGGATTCGTGACTCATTGCGGGTGGAACTCGGTGTTGGAAGCAGTCTGCGCTGCGGTGCCAATGGTGGCGTGGCCGCTCTATGCAGAGCAGCATATGAATAAGGAGGTTTTGGTGGAGGAGATGAGGGTAGCGTTGCCAATGGAGGCGGAGGAGGAGGATGGGTTTGTGATTGCTGCCGAGGTTGAGAAGCGAGTCAGAATGCTGCTGGACTCggaggagatgagagagattaGCAAAAGCTGTCaagagatgaaggagaaggCTTTGGCTGCGTGGGCGGAGGGTGGGTCCTCTCGGGTTGCTTTTACAGAGCTTGCCGAGTCATGGAATCGGGGATGA